Proteins found in one Cyprinus carpio isolate SPL01 chromosome B10, ASM1834038v1, whole genome shotgun sequence genomic segment:
- the stard13a gene encoding stAR-related lipid transfer protein 13 isoform X5, producing MKLDVSLPKKKSEDSDEEDLLAISNRWTFEWNSRRWSRLQDIDYLLGGAEERSPSEVGEDLRTTVSSESILTDLSEPEICSLHSEDSLAAMPDSASLTALHLPRELPHYGSLPAKSRRRGRTRAKDFLRRMETLGRTWGPSMGRSERRSLVISSPVLQSEPEVLKTLRCVQILNAGPLNAENLPPANNCLNSLASSEASSQSETSGSAESTPNMKGRVSKLYPPGKRVGVYLEDIDVLAGAPQRRRPVEQSRKNEFCSYDELLVHIPKDHKPGTFPKALSIESLTAASKERGNWKLLDSEPQPFKCRKVGGREIRPVKRCCTRGSRISVYDNVPGSHLYASTGDLLDLEKEDIFPHLDDILQHVNGLQQIVDHWSKNVLPESEGEGDGGMGPNQRIVDGQSSSQITLDFEGTSVIEGLTTPNEGNKDEVSLNETDTSSTRERRDSGVGASLTRPRLRWPSFRMSNLLSQSGILLQISSQSVGQLSLLQKFSLLRLTAIMEKYSMSNKHGWTWSVPKFMKRMKAPDYKDKMVFGVPLIVHVQRYGHPLPISLQLALRFLRSQCLDQVGLFRKSGVKSRIQALRQMCETSPENVNYEDQSAYDVADMVKQFFRDLPEPLLTSKMGETFLHIYQYVPKEQRLQAVQAAIMLMADENREVLQTLLCFLNDVTSSVEENQMTPMNLAVCLAPSLFHLNIMKNDNLSPRSIQRKYATGRPDQKDLNENLAATQGLAHMIAECNHLFEIPQEMVSQSRNSYIEAELLAPSLDELCKKQPQQDEEEEEEEEESPCSSYLESLIQNLMKETKDKTKGWVTRSNIDNTEISFKKVGDGTPLRRWRVSVEVEAPPPVVLNRILRERHLWDSNLLQWKVLETLDKQTEVYQYELNSMAPHPNRDLVVLRTWRTDMPKGVCALVSVSVDHEESPQLARVRGIILESQYLLEPCGSGKSRLTHICRADLKGKSPEWYNKAFGHLCASEAARIRNSFQSLDPDGPETKI from the exons ATGAAACTGGACGTGAGCCTCCCCAAGAAGAAA AGTGAGGACTCTGATGAGGAGGACCTGTTGGCCATCAGTAATAGATGGACGTTTGAGTGGAACAGTCGGCGCTGGTCACGTCTGCAAGACATCGATTACCTCCTGGGTGGAGCGGAGGAGCGGAGCCCCTCTGAGGTGGGTGAGGACCTGCGGACCACCGTGAGCAGCGAGAGCATTCTGACAGACCTCAGCGAGCCGGAGATCTGCTCCCTGCACAGTGAAGACTCTTTGGCCGCCATGCCTGACTCTGCCTCGCTCACCGCATTGCACTTGCCCAGAGAGCTGCCTCATTACGGTTCACTTCCTGCCAAGAGCAGGCGACGTGGACGCACACGCGCCAAAGACTTCCTGAGGAGAATGGAAACGCTGGGTCGGACATGGGGGCCATCGATGGGTCGTTCGGAGCGGCGCTCTTTGGTTATCAGCAGCCCAGTTCTGCAAAGCGAGCCAGAGGTGCTAAAGACTCTACGATGTGTTCAGATTTTAAACGCCGGGCCTCTAAATGCTGAAAACCTGCCACCTGCTAACAACTGCCTAAATTCGCTGGCCAGCAGTGAGGCTAGCAGCCAATCGGAAACCAGCGGTAGTGCTGAAAGCACACCAAACATGAAGGGACGTGTCTCAAAGTTGTATCCTCCTGGTAAACGTGTAGGTGTCTACCTAGAGGACATCGATGTTCTCGCTGGCGCTCCCCAGAGGAGGAGACCAGTCGAGCAGAGCCGCAAAAATGAGTTTTGCTCCTATGACGAGCTATTGGTGCACATCCCAAAAGATCACAAACCTGGTACCTTCCCTAAAGCACTGTCGATCgagagtctgacagcagccagtaaGGAACGTGGAAACTGGAAGCTTCTGGATTCAGAGCCACAGCCCTTCAAGTGCAGGAAAGTTGGAGGAAGGGAAATCCGACCCGTGAAGCGCTGCTGCACGCGAGGCAGCAGGATCAGTGTGTACGATAACGTGCCGGGCTCACACCTGTACGCAAGCACCGGGGACTTATTGGACCTTGAGAAGGAGGATATATTCCCACATTTGGATGACATTCTGCAGCATGTGAATGGCCTGCAGCAGATCGTGGACCACTGGTCCAAAAATGTCTTGCCGGAGAGTGAAGGGGAGGGGGATGGCGGCATGGGGCCGAACCAGAGGATTGTTGACGGCCAGTCTTCCAGTCAGATCACACTGGACTTTGAGGGGACTTCTGTAATTGAGGGGTTGACCACACCAAATGAGGGCAACAAGGACGAGGTTTCCTTAAATGAAACAGACACCTCCAGCACCAGAGAGAGGAGGGACTCAGGGGTGGGGGCTTCCCTGACACGACCACG CCTTAGATGGCCCAGCTTCAGGATGTCAAACCTCCTCAGCCAATCAGGAATTTTGCTACAGATATCCAGCCAATCCGTGGGCCAGCTTAGCTTGCTGCAGAAGTTCTCTTTATTGCGTCTCACTGCTATCATGGAGAAATACTCCATGTCCAACAAGCATGGGTGGACTTG GTCAGTGCCAAAATTTATGAAGAGAATGAAGGCACCAGACTACAAGGATAAGATGGTATTCGGTGTTCCTCTGATTGTCCATGTCCAGCGGTACGGACACCCTTTGCCCATAAGCTTACAGCTCGCCCTGCGCTTTTTAAGGAGCCAGTGTTTGGACCAG GTGGGACTCTTCCGTAAATCCGGGGTAAAGTCACGTATTCAGGCTCTGCGGCAAATGTGTGAAACTTCCCCAGAAAATGTGAACTATGAGGATCAGTCAGCGTATGATGTGGCAGACATGGTCAAACAGTTCTTCAGAGACTTGCCTGAGCCTCTCCTCACGAGCAAAATGGGCGAGACCTTCCTCCACATATACCAGT ATGTCCCTAAAGAACAGCGCTTACAGGCTGTGCAGGCAGCTATCATGTTAATGGCCGATGAAAACCGTGAGGTCCTGCAGACGCTGCTGTGCTTCctaaatgatgtcacttcctctgtTGAGGAGAACCAGATGACCCCAATGAACCTGGCGGTGTGCCTCGCTCCTTCTCTCTTCCACCTCAACATCATGAAGAATGATAATTTGTCTCCTAG GTCTATTCAGAGGAAGTATGCCACTGGGCGCCCAGACCAAAAGGACCTGAATGAGAACCTTGCGGCCACTCAGGGGCTTGCACACATGATTGCTGAGTGCAATCACCTATTCGAG ATTCCTCAGGAGATGGTCTCTCAGTCCAGGAACTCATACATAGAAGCTGAGCTGCTGGCGCCCTCTTTAGACGAGCTCTGTAAAAAACAGCCACAACAGgatgaggaagaagaagaagaggaagaggaaagccCGTGTAGCTCTTATCTAGAGAGCTTGATACAGAATCTGATGAAAGAGACCAAAGACAAGACCAAGGGCTGGGTGACCAGATCAAATATTGACAATACAGAGATATCATTCAAAAAG GTGGGAGACGGGACCCCGTTGAGACGCTGGCGTGTGTCTGTAGAGGTGGAGGCTCCTCCACCTGTGGTGCTAAACCGGATACTGCGAGAGCGCCACCTGTGGGACAGTAACCTGCTACAGTGGAAGGTTCTGGAAACTCTGGACAAGCAGACGGAGGTTTACCAGTATGAGCTGAACAGCATGGCCCCTCACCCCAACAGAGACTTAGTGGTGCTCAG gaCGTGGAGGACGGATATGCCAAAAGGTGTGTGTGCGCTGGTGTCGGTGTCAGTCGATCATGAGGAAAGCCCGCAGCTGGCCAGAGTGAGAGGAATAATTCTGGAATCCCAGTATCTGCTAGAACCATGTGGCTCTGGGAAGTCCAGACTCACACATATATGCAGAGCTGATCTGAA AGGAAAGTCTCCAGAGTGGTACAACAAAGCTTTCGGCCATCTCTGTGCTAGCGAGGCCGCCCGCATCCGCAACTCCTTCCAGTCTCTGGATCCCGACGGCCCAGAGACCAAAATCTGA
- the stard13a gene encoding stAR-related lipid transfer protein 13 isoform X2 — MTTRRKSSKLQLRRSISEQLRDSTSKAWDLLWRNIREKRLAEIEAKEACDWLRAAGFPQYAQLYEDSQFPIEISSVKRDHDFLDKDLVEPLCRRLNTLNKCASMKLDVSLPKKKSEDSDEEDLLAISNRWTFEWNSRRWSRLQDIDYLLGGAEERSPSEVGEDLRTTVSSESILTDLSEPEICSLHSEDSLAAMPDSASLTALHLPRELPHYGSLPAKSRRRGRTRAKDFLRRMETLGRTWGPSMGRSERRSLVISSPVLQSEPEVLKTLRCVQILNAGPLNAENLPPANNCLNSLASSEASSQSETSGSAESTPNMKGRVSKLYPPGKRVGVYLEDIDVLAGAPQRRRPVEQSRKNEFCSYDELLVHIPKDHKPGTFPKALSIESLTAASKERGNWKLLDSEPQPFKCRKVGGREIRPVKRCCTRGSRISVYDNVPGSHLYASTGDLLDLEKEDIFPHLDDILQHVNGLQQIVDHWSKNVLPESEGEGDGGMGPNQRIVDGQSSSQITLDFEGTSVIEGLTTPNEGNKDEVSLNETDTSSTRERRDSGVGASLTRPRLRWPSFRMSNLLSQSGILLQISSQSVGQLSLLQKFSLLRLTAIMEKYSMSNKHGWTWSVPKFMKRMKAPDYKDKMVFGVPLIVHVQRYGHPLPISLQLALRFLRSQCLDQVGLFRKSGVKSRIQALRQMCETSPENVNYEDQSAYDVADMVKQFFRDLPEPLLTSKMGETFLHIYQYVPKEQRLQAVQAAIMLMADENREVLQTLLCFLNDVTSSVEENQMTPMNLAVCLAPSLFHLNIMKNDNLSPRSIQRKYATGRPDQKDLNENLAATQGLAHMIAECNHLFEIPQEMVSQSRNSYIEAELLAPSLDELCKKQPQQDEEEEEEEEESPCSSYLESLIQNLMKETKDKTKGWVTRSNIDNTEISFKKVGDGTPLRRWRVSVEVEAPPPVVLNRILRERHLWDSNLLQWKVLETLDKQTEVYQYELNSMAPHPNRDLVVLRTWRTDMPKGVCALVSVSVDHEESPQLARVRGIILESQYLLEPCGSGKSRLTHICRADLKGKSPEWYNKAFGHLCASEAARIRNSFQSLDPDGPETKI; from the exons aaatcGAGGCAAAGGAGGCATGTGACTGGCTGAGGGCGGCAGGATTCCCACAGTATGCCCAACTTTATGAGG ATTCCCAGTTTCCCATTGAAATATCTTCCGTCAAGAGGGACCATGACTTTCTTGACAAAGACCTTGTGGAGCCTCTTTGCCG TCGACTCAACACTCTGAACAAGTGTGCCTCCATGAAACTGGACGTGAGCCTCCCCAAGAAGAAA AGTGAGGACTCTGATGAGGAGGACCTGTTGGCCATCAGTAATAGATGGACGTTTGAGTGGAACAGTCGGCGCTGGTCACGTCTGCAAGACATCGATTACCTCCTGGGTGGAGCGGAGGAGCGGAGCCCCTCTGAGGTGGGTGAGGACCTGCGGACCACCGTGAGCAGCGAGAGCATTCTGACAGACCTCAGCGAGCCGGAGATCTGCTCCCTGCACAGTGAAGACTCTTTGGCCGCCATGCCTGACTCTGCCTCGCTCACCGCATTGCACTTGCCCAGAGAGCTGCCTCATTACGGTTCACTTCCTGCCAAGAGCAGGCGACGTGGACGCACACGCGCCAAAGACTTCCTGAGGAGAATGGAAACGCTGGGTCGGACATGGGGGCCATCGATGGGTCGTTCGGAGCGGCGCTCTTTGGTTATCAGCAGCCCAGTTCTGCAAAGCGAGCCAGAGGTGCTAAAGACTCTACGATGTGTTCAGATTTTAAACGCCGGGCCTCTAAATGCTGAAAACCTGCCACCTGCTAACAACTGCCTAAATTCGCTGGCCAGCAGTGAGGCTAGCAGCCAATCGGAAACCAGCGGTAGTGCTGAAAGCACACCAAACATGAAGGGACGTGTCTCAAAGTTGTATCCTCCTGGTAAACGTGTAGGTGTCTACCTAGAGGACATCGATGTTCTCGCTGGCGCTCCCCAGAGGAGGAGACCAGTCGAGCAGAGCCGCAAAAATGAGTTTTGCTCCTATGACGAGCTATTGGTGCACATCCCAAAAGATCACAAACCTGGTACCTTCCCTAAAGCACTGTCGATCgagagtctgacagcagccagtaaGGAACGTGGAAACTGGAAGCTTCTGGATTCAGAGCCACAGCCCTTCAAGTGCAGGAAAGTTGGAGGAAGGGAAATCCGACCCGTGAAGCGCTGCTGCACGCGAGGCAGCAGGATCAGTGTGTACGATAACGTGCCGGGCTCACACCTGTACGCAAGCACCGGGGACTTATTGGACCTTGAGAAGGAGGATATATTCCCACATTTGGATGACATTCTGCAGCATGTGAATGGCCTGCAGCAGATCGTGGACCACTGGTCCAAAAATGTCTTGCCGGAGAGTGAAGGGGAGGGGGATGGCGGCATGGGGCCGAACCAGAGGATTGTTGACGGCCAGTCTTCCAGTCAGATCACACTGGACTTTGAGGGGACTTCTGTAATTGAGGGGTTGACCACACCAAATGAGGGCAACAAGGACGAGGTTTCCTTAAATGAAACAGACACCTCCAGCACCAGAGAGAGGAGGGACTCAGGGGTGGGGGCTTCCCTGACACGACCACG CCTTAGATGGCCCAGCTTCAGGATGTCAAACCTCCTCAGCCAATCAGGAATTTTGCTACAGATATCCAGCCAATCCGTGGGCCAGCTTAGCTTGCTGCAGAAGTTCTCTTTATTGCGTCTCACTGCTATCATGGAGAAATACTCCATGTCCAACAAGCATGGGTGGACTTG GTCAGTGCCAAAATTTATGAAGAGAATGAAGGCACCAGACTACAAGGATAAGATGGTATTCGGTGTTCCTCTGATTGTCCATGTCCAGCGGTACGGACACCCTTTGCCCATAAGCTTACAGCTCGCCCTGCGCTTTTTAAGGAGCCAGTGTTTGGACCAG GTGGGACTCTTCCGTAAATCCGGGGTAAAGTCACGTATTCAGGCTCTGCGGCAAATGTGTGAAACTTCCCCAGAAAATGTGAACTATGAGGATCAGTCAGCGTATGATGTGGCAGACATGGTCAAACAGTTCTTCAGAGACTTGCCTGAGCCTCTCCTCACGAGCAAAATGGGCGAGACCTTCCTCCACATATACCAGT ATGTCCCTAAAGAACAGCGCTTACAGGCTGTGCAGGCAGCTATCATGTTAATGGCCGATGAAAACCGTGAGGTCCTGCAGACGCTGCTGTGCTTCctaaatgatgtcacttcctctgtTGAGGAGAACCAGATGACCCCAATGAACCTGGCGGTGTGCCTCGCTCCTTCTCTCTTCCACCTCAACATCATGAAGAATGATAATTTGTCTCCTAG GTCTATTCAGAGGAAGTATGCCACTGGGCGCCCAGACCAAAAGGACCTGAATGAGAACCTTGCGGCCACTCAGGGGCTTGCACACATGATTGCTGAGTGCAATCACCTATTCGAG ATTCCTCAGGAGATGGTCTCTCAGTCCAGGAACTCATACATAGAAGCTGAGCTGCTGGCGCCCTCTTTAGACGAGCTCTGTAAAAAACAGCCACAACAGgatgaggaagaagaagaagaggaagaggaaagccCGTGTAGCTCTTATCTAGAGAGCTTGATACAGAATCTGATGAAAGAGACCAAAGACAAGACCAAGGGCTGGGTGACCAGATCAAATATTGACAATACAGAGATATCATTCAAAAAG GTGGGAGACGGGACCCCGTTGAGACGCTGGCGTGTGTCTGTAGAGGTGGAGGCTCCTCCACCTGTGGTGCTAAACCGGATACTGCGAGAGCGCCACCTGTGGGACAGTAACCTGCTACAGTGGAAGGTTCTGGAAACTCTGGACAAGCAGACGGAGGTTTACCAGTATGAGCTGAACAGCATGGCCCCTCACCCCAACAGAGACTTAGTGGTGCTCAG gaCGTGGAGGACGGATATGCCAAAAGGTGTGTGTGCGCTGGTGTCGGTGTCAGTCGATCATGAGGAAAGCCCGCAGCTGGCCAGAGTGAGAGGAATAATTCTGGAATCCCAGTATCTGCTAGAACCATGTGGCTCTGGGAAGTCCAGACTCACACATATATGCAGAGCTGATCTGAA AGGAAAGTCTCCAGAGTGGTACAACAAAGCTTTCGGCCATCTCTGTGCTAGCGAGGCCGCCCGCATCCGCAACTCCTTCCAGTCTCTGGATCCCGACGGCCCAGAGACCAAAATCTGA